DNA sequence from the Phycisphaerae bacterium genome:
AAAAACTTGGTGCTCACAACGCGCTCGCGGCGAATTGGCGAAGTACTTGCCATCATCGCCGGTAATCGAGAAACAGCGCTTTTTCCTCATGGACTGAGCCTGTTCGCGCTCCAGGTTCCTCCACCGCGTGGTCGCGCACCGGATGGAAACCCCCGCGGGGGTGTCCCGTGTGGGCGACCGGGCTGTCCACGCCTAGAACAGTTTCAAGTCGGGCGCAACGCTGATCGTCAGTACCGTCCCACGGCAACGAGGTCGCTCCAAACTTCCTCCGCGTTTATAGTCGCCGTCTCCCCCCGCCTTGTTGTATAGTTGGGCTGGAGAAGATCGATCCACCCATGTTCCTTTCCATCACCCAATTCATCGTCGTCGCGGTCATCGGCGTCATCGTTGTGGGAGTGTGGCTGATCCGCCGCGCGCTTGCGGACACCGCCAGCCGCACGAAATACCCGCGCTGTCGCGCCTGCGGACAA
Encoded proteins:
- a CDS encoding zinc-ribbon domain-containing protein, producing MFLSITQFIVVAVIGVIVVGVWLIRRALADTASRTKYPRCRACGQSAPDGASFCGHCGARLT